The genomic stretch GACATTAGCTACATAATGAACATCGACATTTAACatataattttccaaaaaatctagACAATTTTGTAATTTCCGATGAATAAAATCCCGATCAACTTTCGTTAGTTAATAATTGAGATATTTTCAAACGGCGGAAAATAAAATcgatgggcttttttttttttggttgaaaaatggCAGGTTGTATGAGAAGATAAAGTATGTGAACAGAGTGGAGTTCCTTTGGGAGGAGGTGAGGAGGAAGGAGGTGGAGCTGCCGGAGTTCGTGTATGAACTCGACGACAAGATGGAGCACCGCCCGATCATGGCGGACTCCGGTTCGGAGAGCGATCACCTGCGTCTCCACCATGGGGCGTCCTTCGTGGACCCCGTCGGCGTCTCCAGCTACTCCATGAGGTGCATTGCCTTGAAGTTGGAATCACAACCGTCGAAAGCAAGATAGCAATGGGGGtcgatattttaattttgattttccttattCTGATCGTGTTTCTTCGGGACTGCTCATGTTCGTAGAATAGTTTCGGGACACAACGTGCCGTGTCGGGGAGACGGTACCAAAAATAGAAAGCAAGAGAGTGCCGGATCACTTTTACCTTCGTTTGATCCGTTGACTGTTGACTTTTGGGCTACATCTTGTATGATAAAGTTAGGGCATCGAACATCTAAAGAGTAAAACCGCCGATGTGACGAAAGACGACAAAGACAAATCTTGTTACAACTTACTTCTTAGTTTGCGTCTCATTGTGGTTCATGCACTACGTGACAAAGATATCCTTATTCGACAAGAAAGGTGTCGGATGTGGTTCATGTACCATGCGAAAAAATATCCTTATTCGACAAGAAAGGCATTTGCGACTAATTTTTCTGTATTCATATATAAATTGGGTCGGCGAAAAAAACCCACTAATGCGATTACTACATATGAATGATGTGGATGTTACATGGGGTTCGTAGAATGTCTTGATGGCCATCTGGATCAATGGAATACTTGTATTGAAACTTGGTTTGGACCTCATCCTGGCATTTATTCTTTACCATGTGCATATTAATGGCTGGTGTTCACAATGCCGATCTGCATCCACCGTTGTCATACCAATCAGAATGATCAATGATCAACAACGTCTACATGTGGCGTTGGGGCAACTCTTTCCTGATTCGTATACATGTCTATCAAATAATTTGGCACTTCTTAACTTAATCCTGTTCGAACACCAAAACTAATCATCCACAGCAGATTACCATCACAATACGTTCTCGTAAAGCTTTCTGCTATGCATACCTACTAGCTAAGTAAGCACTTCCTATCAAGAAGAAGCACAGCGACAAACTGAACTGCAGAATTCCAAGTCATTCTCACTCACTCAAATTAAAAGACCCTGGAGAAATTCATGGCCATAAAGAAAAGCCAAAATTATGTGAGCCGAAATTATGCTCTTCCATTGCAATCTCAGTTAGAGATGACTGCACCCTGTTCAATCTTTAGATATTTAGCGACAGTTATAGTTGTGATAACAGAGAGCAACACTAACATGAGCATGATGTCAGTGAGTTGGGTTCGGTCACCATATGAATGCTTTCTGGTTACAATATGATTGGCATCACCTAAAACATCCTTGTCAAGGTCAGTCTTCAGTCCCTCCCCAAAACCCTCAATGACAAATTACAAACCTAGATGCAATGCAATCAATGCACAAAGAGCTCCAGCCATTCATGAATGTCTTAATCACAAGATAGACACGATTACAAGACATGTCTGGCTTAGAAAAAAGGCACAGAAAAAAGTGATGGCAGCTCACTTGCCTGCTTCTCATGCCGTTTTGGGAGCCAAACAAGAGCCTAACCATACATGGGAAAGGtagaattttgcaaaattgcaCAAGCTTAATCTGATTTTTAGGTTATCCTAAGTAATGAGCATCACACAGGATAAGTGGCAGGATCAAATACCAAAGTCACCTGAATGTGGATGGCAAAACTGAATGGCAAAAACATCTCGACGAGGAAGCATCCTGACATGTTGAACAAACGAATTTCACCACATCCATGTCCCTTATTCACTGCACTTATTTTCTGTCAATTCTTGCTTATCACCAGCACGTAAATCAGGATAGTTACGATAATTCAAAGAATGCAACCAGAGAGCCACAACTCCTTCCTTGTGCTCAGTCATGGCTATATGAGAGTATATGTATTTCATTTTAAAGTCTTCTGCCTCTTTCTCATAGGCTTTCATGGATAGCTCTTCATGGCTGTCCTTCCATTTGTTATTATATGATGTGAAGAAGCACTCGTCCAGGTATAGGCCAACTTCAGGAGCCGTTGGCACGTTGATGTTAATGTCCCTGAGGAAGATAACTAAAAGCtcaaaaaggcaaaataaaacaaagaaaactgcACTGCAAAAACACCTCATTCACTGAAGGAGAAACAGTGACTGTACTTACTTCTGCAAAGCATTCGTAATCAGAGTCTCCGGAGCACAATTCCTCATGATTGCCACCACAAGTCCCATCATTTTCCGTATCTGATGAAGCATGAAACTCTGACCCACGACCTCACACTTGACAAATTCAATACCTTCAACAATGACCACATCATTTGCGGTGAAAGAAAGAATGTACCGTCGTGCCGAGGGATCCTCGGCTTTTGTTCTGGTGGTGAAGTTGTGGAAATTGTGACTTCCCACATAATAGCCCAAAATCCTATTGaacctctccttctcctcctccccaGAACAAAATCCGCTTCCTTTCACTGGTTTCTCCTCCCCATTTACTATAGTCTCTGCAATTTCGCCATCTAATTTAACCACTGAACCAGTATCTAAATCAGCAGGCGCAGCAGCCGCAGAAACTACAGTGTCCACCACACTGGAAGTGTCTACCTTGTCAATTACATCGGAATTGGATTTATCGTCAATGCCATTGCTCAATGAATCAACAATACCCTCTTTAACTTCAATTCCCGTGACTGCACAGCAGTCGTTCGAGGTAATGCCCGACCCAACTTTGGCATCATTGGAGTCAACAGTGACCTCCCCACACCCATTCACCTCACTGACACATCCCCTTAACTCGAAATTGCGCTTGCCCATGACCCCAACAACCTTCCGCCCTCTCTCTGAACATTCCAAGCACTTAACGAGCTCATTCCCAGACCCCAAACTAGCCACCACGCTCTCCCTGTCGCGGTGCGAGCTCGGATCAAGCGCAAACACCGGGACCAAATACACGTACCTGCGCCGGTCGCAGAACTTCTTGGAATTGAACGACGCCGTCGCCCTCTTGTACCCGAATATCCGAATCTGCGGGGCGAGGTTGGAGTTGAGCCGCTCGACGAGACCGGGCGGGTCGATGTAGAACCGCCCCGAGACGACCTGGCCCACGGCGCTCACGCCCTTGTCGGTGCGGGCAGAGCGGGCCCAGTCGTAGCGCTTGGGGTTGCCGCGGTCGGCCTCGGGGACGGCGCCGGAGAGGAAGAGGGCTTCTTCGAGGTCGCCTTCGATGGTTTTGGCTCCTGGGTTCTTCTGCATGCCCTGGTAGCCGACGCCGCAGTACGCGAAGAAGATGGCGACCTTGCGGCGCTTGTATCTGGGCTTcctggtggcggcggcggcggcctcgtcgtcggaggtggtggtggtggtggatgaCATTTTGGGCTTCTTGGGGTCGGGTCCTTGTTGAGGTGGTGGCGATCGAGGGGCTTCGGTGACAGGATCGAGTGAGGGAGAGTCGAGATTGGTTGAGGGCTCCATTGGCGGTTCTTTAAGCGAGGGAAAGTTGTAGATGCTGTGGTCTTCGTGACTGATAAACCCTAAGCCCCGAATCATCAACAGGGAACCCGCATTTCAAAACGACGTGTCGTTGTGTCCTTGCAGTAGAGTATAGTATGCAGCTTTTGGGAAGAGATTTACGACAGGAATGGAATGAACTATCCGAATGCATCGGAGCTTTACTTGCCTTCCCGTTTAGATCCATCAGACTCAAAAACAACTAAGATGGATTTAGGGCACATATATACAAATCCACAATTTACTTTTCATATAAATGTTGCGTGACATGACGATAGCATTTAAAATCAAAGAAATCTACAAAATTCACAATTAATTTTTCAGATGAATGTTGCGTTAGATCGACTATTGAGCACAGATGCTATTCTAGAGTAAAACTGAGACGGTGAATTATCAAAGAGAACTCTCAAGTCTCAACCTATGTTCCAATATGGACCGTAGGAATTCATCTCGCCTTGCCCCCAAGAATCCAAAGTTCCACAGAACTTGTACACGACATGCGCCATGGATCAGGATGAAATCACATATTTTCCCCAATCGTTACCAAGGGCATTTCTGATTCCATCAAGAAAGCTAGAAACTACAACAGTTTTTCTCGGTGGGGTATCAATCATGCGAAGCACATCTCCCCCGTCATCTCCTCATCGTCTGAACTCGAAACAATCGAATTTAATGAATCAGGGGCTGGTTGGTAACCCTCATCCTTCATTTGCTTGCTTAAAATCCTCAATTCCGAGCGTATTTCCTGTATCTGCGGGTGCATTTGGTCACCGACGACAAACACATGAACCCCACTCTTGAGCTCGATCCAGCTACATCCAGGCTCTTTACATACCCCCTGAGCTTTCATCAGCCTCCTGACCCGTTCCACATCGTCCCTCTTGCCCAAGGCGGTATAGATGCTAGACAGCAACACGTAGGCAGATGACTCGGGCGATCCTAACTCCATTAGCTTCTCTCCAGCGTACGCTCCCAACTCGTAGTTATGGTGGTTCCGACAGGCACCTAGTAGTATCCGCCATAAACATAAACCGTGATCGACAGTTGTCGATTCGATGAAGTCTCTGGCTTCATTGAGCTTCCCGGCACGGCTCAAGACATCAACCATGCAAGCATAGTGCTCTACTCTTGGCTCTATGCCAAATTCATCGGACATCATCTTGTAGTAAGCCCAACCTCTATCTACTAATCCCATATGGCTACAGGCAGAGAGAACGTTCACAAAGGTTACATAATCTGGCTTTACAGATTCCATCCTCATTTCCTCAAAGAGTTCAAGGGCTGCGCTGCCAAAGCCATTTTGAGAAAGCCCTGAAATCATTGCGTTCCATGACAATACATCCCGGGAAGGCATCCTCCTAAAAACAAGGTTCCCGTCTTCAAGGCTTCCGCACTTTGCATACATACTTGACAGAGCACTTCCAATAGGCACTTTGAGACCCAAACCATGCTTAATGATTCCGGCATGGATTTGCTTGCCTTGCTCCAAAGCAGCAAGGCTTGCACAAGCTTTTAAAACACTAGCCATGGTTAGCTCATTGGCAGCGACCCCTTCCCCCTGCATTCTACAATATAAACTCAAAGCACTTTCGTTTTCCCCATTTTGTACATACCCTCCAATCATGGACGTCCACAGAACAACATCGGGCTCTAGGAGATAATCAAATCCATTCCTAGCATCCCCAATGCTGCCGCATTTTGCGTACATGTCAACCAAAGCTGTCATGATATATATCTGCTTCTCGAATCCAAGTTTTACACAATAGCAATGGGCCTGTCTTCCTTCTTTGACAGCACCAATGTCACTACAAGCATTGATAACCCCGACAAGAGTAAATTCGCTTAGAGCCAACCCCAGAAAAATGCATGCTAGAAAATAACTTCAAGGCTTTGTGAGATTCACCACCTTGTGCATAACCAGTAATCATTGCGGACCACGTGATCGAATTCTTAGCACTAGAAAATTCAAATGCCTGAAGTGCATCCTCTAAGCCACCACATTTTCCATACATCGTCACAAGAGCGTTCCAAACAGATGCAAACGACAGCAACCCCATCTTCGCAGCAAGACAATGAACTTGCTTACCACAGTCAACAGATTCAGGAGCTGTCAACGCACTAAGAACACTGGTGAAAACAAACTCGTTTTGATCTTCCCCTTCCTCACGCATCAACAGAAAGAGCCTAACAGCCTCGGAAGCCATACGCAGAGAGGCATACCCAGAAACCATCGTGGCCCAAGAAACCGAGTTCCTCTCGTGCATTCTATCAAACACCTTGCGCGCATCGACCACAAGCCCCGCTTTGCAATATACATTTAGCAGAGAACTCCCGACAAAAACATCGCCAAAGCTCGCGGTCTTAATCGCCAACGCATGTGCCTGCTTGCCACCTGAAACATCGACAACATTCGAAGCGGCGGTGAAAACGCCGGCGAAGGTGTGGGCGTTGGGCAAGATATTTTCTTCTCGCATGCGTAGCAACAGCCCCATCACAAGGAACGAGCCACTGGGTCCCTTTTGAGAGTACCCATTGATGAGACAGTTCCACGAGACGACGTCCCTGTCGACTATGCTATCGAAAATGAGCTCGGCTTTGTCCAACCGATCGCACTTGGCGTAGAAGTTGATCAGGCCATTAGTGAGGTAAGTGGCGGTGGACGCGCCGGCTCTGATGAGCTGGGCGTGGAGTGATTTGCCACTCCGGAGGTCCTTCTGCTGGGTGCACTTGACGAGCGAGTTGAAGATGGAGCGATACTGAGAGGGAAGACTCATCAAATTCACTCCTTGTCGGGTGTCTGAGTACAACGCGACGACACGTTGGTCGAGAGATCATGATTCATGTGCGTGCAACAAAGagtcaaaatttgaaaactacAAGCTCGCATGAGAGCTCGAAATGAGCGTCACTGGTGGTGGAAATCAAGAACacggcgcgaggaagaagacgggagCGTCCATGGACTTGGGCCGAACAGGATTGTCTAATCATTCGGTCATCCTTGGACCGGCCCATTAGATGTTCGGTCTTGTAATGTCCGGTCCAGGCTTGTGATGAACGTTATCAATGCTCCAAGTGCAATCTATCGAGAGTCCCATGAGATTTTTCAAGATcctgccaactattctaaaacaTTAAGCGAATAAGCGGTTAgataaatatataatttaatatgtatctattttaataaatatttttaaagcttTGAACTCACGTGCCTAAATAAACCTGTTAAAATGGACCATAAACTCTTTTGTCATTTCTTATCTCATATTTAAAAGACTTGATTGTTACGGAGGTTTTTTATATCTAGTAAATATatcataaatgaatttaaaatGATAAGGATCAAAAaaatatgagtgttaaatgggttTGCAGCTTAGACCTAATCCATCTCTATGGCTgattttcattctcttttgccCTTGCTCACACCGTACCTTCGCTTTAGTTTGGGTATGAGTTTttttagattggattaaatataaaagtattttaacaatatgaGTCGGGTTGGAAATGTGTTACTAGATTTATATTGCATGATAATgaatcaaaacggattaaacGAGTCACTTTGAGTTGGACTATTTTCGACTCGACCCGACGTACCAATTTGATAGATTTAGGCCTAAGGTTTGCTTCGCGAGTAATACGATCATTGTTACGTCATAAGTCAaagtttcattatttttattaaattaaccGAAAAAGCATGCATGTGAGTTCGTGCAAGGAAGACTCGCAAGTAGCCGGACCTCTTGCAATCATGATATTGGACTGAACATGTGGAGCTCTTTTGTCGTAGGAGCTTCCAAAGCTTGTATGAGCATCATGTAATCGTGGCGTCACTTGCGTGGCGCTTCgattcatatttttatttttatatcatttagtatttaaatttgaaacatgtgatttttttttttttcatttggggTAGTGGGTTCTTCATTCCTTCCCTAACGAATGAACGGAAAAGGGTCTCTCGATTGGGCACTAAGGTTTGAGTTTGGCAACTGCTTAATAGATTCAACTTGATACCAAAAGTGTATTTCATAAATTATGCTCGTGTTTATAGTAATTTTCTTGCAATTGAAACTTATTtcagctataaaaaaaaattatgcaattcAGCTTTCAAAATCAACCGAATATGGTAAGTTGAAAGCGAATCGTCCTTCCCGATCTCCTATAACTCTATTCGATTCTTTGTATACATTTTTGTTGCCATCGTCCTGTGCCAAAACTGTTCCGTAACCAAACTTAACTTCAATTAATCTACGGATGAAGCTTTTCGTTTTTCGTTATACATACGCGTGCCCGACTAATTTTTCTAGGCTTGTTAGGAACCGTCAATGTCAAATGGTTTCCTTTTCACACGTTGATCGCAGAAGGCACGGGACAATCGGTAAAGTAAGAATTATAGATTCTTTTAACTAGCTATATGATAAGTTTCAGATACCCGAAAAGCACTCGTTAATAAATTTGTCTTTCACGAAGGACATGGCCTCCAGCAGAGAACAAAGTCAATATGCTGCCTTCCGGGGACGTGCCGATGTTGTATTCCTTCTGACGAATGCATACCCGCAATGATTAATGTTTGAATGGATAAGCTTCAAAATTCAATTAATGTGCAAGTGTTGGAAGGGGGTAGATCCAAATGCAATTAATGGGCCAGAGTCAATTCATTGGGCAACTAATATATTTTGggggaaattttgaaaaaagggtccgaagtgccttcattttctcaaataagagcttaaagttAATTTCGTTTCAAAGAAGGGgctgaagtgccctcattatctcaaataaggacttgaagtggttattatttcaaataatggcatgaagtgATGATATAGTCTCAAAAATAAGCTTGAGCTCACCTATTGGTGAGCCATTTCCGtaatttaatacttttttattttattttttccctttttctatttccaaaaattttaaaaaaattaaaagtaaaaaaaaagaaagaaagctagGTGGGAGGGtagccctcccgcctgtggctGCTGCCCCAGCGCCGGTGGGGTGATGACAATGGTCGTTAGGGTCTCCGGTGCCTCGGTGAGGGCTGGCTAGCCCTCTCCCGGATTAGGACGATGGTCTTGCCGGTCCGCCGTTGCTGCCTGTTTGGAGGGCCGCGCTTTCCTCGAACCGGCCGGCCCCCCCGGACTTGGGAGAGGGTCGTAGCCCTCGTCTTTGGTCGGgggggtcgtcggcccttgcaGAGGCGTCGGTGACCCGGTCGACCATCGGCGCAGCCCCACCGATAGGGGGGCGGTAGGCAAGCACAAGCGAGAGGCGGCTCCTCCCGTCTGGAGAgctgcctttttttattttttatttttactttgagatttttatttttatttttaatttaacttaattaaaaattaggttaaaattataaattgacaaaaaagccCTTGATCGATCGGAGTAT from Rhodamnia argentea isolate NSW1041297 chromosome 2, ASM2092103v1, whole genome shotgun sequence encodes the following:
- the LOC115738723 gene encoding tRNA pseudouridine synthase A, coding for MIRGLGFISHEDHSIYNFPSLKEPPMEPSTNLDSPSLDPVTEAPRSPPPQQGPDPKKPKMSSTTTTTSDDEAAAAATRKPRYKRRKVAIFFAYCGVGYQGMQKNPGAKTIEGDLEEALFLSGAVPEADRGNPKRYDWARSARTDKGVSAVGQVVSGRFYIDPPGLVERLNSNLAPQIRIFGYKRATASFNSKKFCDRRRYVYLVPVFALDPSSHRDRESVVASLGSGNELVKCLECSERGRKVVGVMGKRNFELRGCVSEVNGCGEVTVDSNDAKVGSGITSNDCCAVTGIEVKEGIVDSLSNGIDDKSNSDVIDKVDTSSVVDTVVSAAAAPADLDTGSVVKLDGEIAETIVNGEEKPVKGSGFCSGEEEKERFNRILGYYVGSHNFHNFTTRTKAEDPSARRYILSFTANDVVIVEGIEFVKCEVVGQSFMLHQIRKMMGLVVAIMRNCAPETLITNALQKDININVPTAPEVGLYLDECFFTSYNNKWKDSHEELSMKAYEKEAEDFKMKYIYSHIAMTEHKEGVVALWLHSLNYRNYPDLRAGDKQELTENKCSE
- the LOC115729866 gene encoding LOW QUALITY PROTEIN: pentatricopeptide repeat-containing protein At2g33680 (The sequence of the model RefSeq protein was modified relative to this genomic sequence to represent the inferred CDS: deleted 1 base in 1 codon), translating into MSLPSQYRSIFNSLVKCTQQKDLRSGKSLHAQLIRAGASTATYLTNGLINFYAKCDRLDKAELIFDSIVDRDVVSWNCLINGYSQKGPSGSFLVMGLLLRMREENILPNAHTFAGVFTAASNVVDVSGGKQAHALAIKTASFGDVFVGSSLLNVYCKAGLVVDARKVFDRMHERNSVSWATMVSGYASLRMASEAVRLFLLMREEGEDQNEFVFTSVLSALTAPESVDCGKQVHCLAAKMGLLSFASVWNALVTMYGKCGGLEDALQAFEFSSAKNSITWSAMITGYAQGGESHKALKLFSSMHFSGVGSSEFTLVGVINACSDIGAVKEGRQAHCYCVKLGFEKQIYIMTALVDMYAKCGSIGDARNGFDYLLEPDVVLWTSMIGGYVQNGENESALSLYCRMQGEGVAANELTMASVLKACASLAALEQGKQIHAGIIKHGLGLKVPIGSALSSMYAKCGSLEDGNLVFRRMPSRDVLSWNAMISGLSQNGFGSAALELFEEMRMESVKPDYVTFVNVLSACSHMGLVDRGWAYYKMMSDEFGIEPRVEHYACMVDVLSRAGKLNEARDFIESTTVDHGLCLWRILLGACRNHHNYELGAYAGEKLMELGSPESSAYVLLSSIYTALGKRDDVERVRRLMKAQGVCKEPGCSWIELKSGVHVFVVGDQMHPQIQEIRSELRILSKQMKDEGYQPAPDSLNSIVSSSDDEEMTGEMCFA